agcgatagctcgctagccatagatcattttacaagtttgcaaaaataacaacagcagccttactcaactcactctgccacaaatccttaatgtcgagacatcattacacatttaattgagtgtgaagataactaaatgatcttatcatttcaatgatcctttcaagtatcaccaacttactcacctgttagttacagtggtatatccagcgcgttcgtctccagtgctagtctctccactgaagcgctgtcagaatgcaggcacgttggagggggcgtggcccaacatgttgcgaatatggggcttgtagcagaagtgacgaatgacaatataaaacgacttgataaaaaaaaaatactaatgcatttatttcagctttataccatttctgttcatgagggtttgttgtattttttttttttttttcgtgccgtGAGGTTGGGGGGGCCGGCAGGGTGGCCATACTCTGACCAATGGTGGCCGTGGCCCCCCCTGGCCACCACGTGGCCACGCCCCTGGCTCTAGAGTCTCATGCTAAATCAGCCAAGCACATCAGTTCCATGAAGGTGAAGGATCAAACTCCCTCCGTCGCCGGGGTGTTTCAgcctgctaatgttagccagctagctgatAATGTGTCTGAAGTAGCAGGTAACGTGAACCAGCCAGCTGCTAACGTTACTGCTACAGCCCTTCCAGCTACTAGCGCAACGCCCGTTAGTGTGGATCTGCGCACAGCCTTTGGGTccacaccaacaatgaaagcaGAGGTGTTGTGGACTCTCAACACAGTCGCCAAACATCAGTCCTACAATTCAAATGAGAACGTTTCCGATCTTTTCAAATTTATGTTCCCGGATTCAGACATAGCTACCACTTTCACGTGTGGTCCCGACAAAACGGCGTACATAGCCAAATTCGGTTTAGCGGTGTTCATCAAAGAGGAACTGGTGTCCAAAGTCAACAAATCGCCGTTCGTTCTGATGTTCGATGAGAGCCTCAACGagactacaaaaaataaacagctggaTGTGCATGTCCGCTTCTGGGACGAGGGACAGGTTCAGTCCAGATATTTGGGCTCCCGGTTTATGGGACATTCCACTGCACAAGACCTGCTGTCACATCTCAAAGTAAGCATAACCTTTTTTACTCTGAATATTTCTCAGTTTATATTGATATCATTTTTGGGGTATACACAGTCCTGTAAAGGCAATGTCACAATGACCAATTAGGCACTTCCCTTAACAATATGTGCTGCTCATCTATTCATCTTATCTTGGGTAAtcaaatgcagcacttttttcaGGAATGTATGGACAAACTGAACCTCAAGGACTTGGTGTCCATTTCAATGGATGGGCCCAGTGTTAACTGGAAACTGTTCGAACTTTTCCAGAAAGATCAAGCTGAGCAGTGCGGAGGTGAGGAGTTTATAGGCctaatgttatttctgtgtgtgtgggtgagagtgTATGTGATCCATTagtaatattaaagtaaaatagtaaGTATTTGTAGTGCAGTTTACATTGAATAAACAAGTTCAAAGTGATACAGAGAACTGCTATGGAGAATTTGGTTTCTAATATCAAGTTTGCAATGAAACCCTCAGGTCTTCAGCTCATTTGTGTGGGGAGCTGTGGCCTACACACGCTACACAATGCTTTCAAGTGTGGGTTCACTGCATGGCTGCTGGACAAGTTGCTGAGAGCAATGCACACATTGTTTAACAATGTGCCTGCCAGGAGAGAGGATTACGTCACCGTAACCAAGTCCAGTGtgttccccctttctttctgtgcCCATCGTTGGGTAGAAAACCTTCCGGTTGTGGAGAGAGCCCTGGTAGTCTGGCCATCACTTCTTCTGTACATGgaagctgtgaaaacaaaaaaactcccTAACCCTGGAACAGGTGGGCCCTACTAAAATGCTGTGAATAGGTCTGTGACTGTGTCTTTACCCTGGTGGTGGTGTGGCcttttcatagtttttgttgaaatgtcctGCCTCTGTCCCTTTCACAGGATCTTATGACACAGTTGCAGCAGCCATAAAGGATCCACTCATTCTGGCCAAATTTCACTTCTACGCAGCACTTGCCAGGACCTTCACGCCCTTCctaacaaaatatcaaacagacgAGCCGGTGCTCCCATTCCTCTCCAAGGACCTGACCGAATTGATGATAGTAATAATTTACTTCACGTTATAATAACCAATGATTGGGCTcaattgatacattttgacaatatgGGGCTTTTGGTTTAGAGgtgtaaaaaatgattgaaGTTGGTGATTAGGAGATAAAGCCGCAccagacatttttgtgtttgtctgttgacAGAGTCTACTCAGACGCTTCATAAAGAGAGAAGTTCTCAACGATATCACTGCCCTGCAGCTGACCAAACTGGATGTCACAGACAAGACCATCTGGCTCAGCCCACAAAACATCAGCATTGGTCTAGGTGCAGAGTCAGTTCTTAAGGTAGTGGGATGTTTTCaaagatcattttacaaatggTTAGGCGAAACCAGGTCAGTGAAGGCATGTTCTATATTCATGGctaatttctttctctctagaGCATTAAAGGTGCAGAGCTCAGGGTGCTAGAGTTCAAGAGAGAGTGCATGCAGGGACTGTGTAACATCATCAGGAAAGTGCAGGACAAAAGCCCCCTCAAGTATCTGACTGTTAGGCAGATGGTGTGCCTGGATCCGTCAGTAATGTATAGAGAACCAGAAAGATGCAGGAATCACATGAAAGGGCTGGTTCAGAGGTTTCTCCAGGACAAACAGCTAACTAATACTTCTGCGGGTAGGAATAAGAGAGGCAAATTATAGGCTAcacatgaatttattttcaatctgaTTTTCTGGCAATGCCCAATGATTTATctatgtttttctcaaatttttCTCATCTGTTTTGTCATAGGGGATGTCATACTGCAGCAGTTTGACAGTCTCCTGTCCTTGGAGAGCCGGAGTGAGGACTTCCTCTACTTTGCTCCCATGCAGAAGAGGCTGGACATCTTCCTGAGCAGTGCCATGGAGCCTTATCCAGAGCTGTGGGCCTTCTGCAAGAAGCTGCTCATCCTCTCCCACGGCCAAGCTACTGTTGAACGTGGATTCTCCATCAATAAAGAGGTGGAGTCAGATAATTTGCATGAGGACACTGTGGTCACACGGAGGCTGGTGTGTGACTACATTATACAACATGGAGGTGTTACCAAGGTAAGATGAATCCTGCCTGCACTAGTAATATGCTGTTGACTTAAAAGTTGATAGAATCAACATAGTTGGTCTCTAGAGTTTGTCACTGACTCTGGTTCTCTTTTCCCAACCCGATACCCAGGTTCCACTCAGTAAACCACTACTGACAAGTGTAGCAAGAGCAAGGACAAGGTATCGTATCCACCTTGAGaacgaaagaaagaagagggaggCAAAAGACCAGGCTCTCAAGAGGAAGGAGGCAGAGGActgtctgcaggagctgaaggtgaAGAGGATACGCGTAAAGGAGGTATCTGAGGGTCTGGCTAGGGATGCGGACAGGCTGGCTGAGCAGGCTGAAGCAAAGGCAGGGAGCAAAATGGCTGACCTGATCTCCAGGTCCAACCTCCTGCGGAGAGGCCATAAGGAGAAGTTGGCAGAACTGGCTCTCCTTGATAAAGAGATCGCTGCTAAAAGTGAAGAGCTTAGGAGTTGactttgatctttattttatttattgttgagttgattttctttgtttgttgttctggaGTCTCTCTACTCCCCATATTCCCAGCATGGAATAAGCTAGCTAATAAATAGATTTGTCACACCTCTGTTTGACTTGTTGTCTGTTGTTTGTGCTGTGATGCTGTGGTGTTGTACTCACTATTCACTACTGTGCTGCAAGTTACATAATTCTTCCATAAGGCTTTACAgtccacattttcacatttgtttgagaaataataacgttattaatcataataaagacattttaaaaaaaaaaagtttttctttgCCGGTATGTCTGTGAAATAGGCCGTGAAATAGGTATTAAGTTTTGACATGAATGGTCTTAAAAAGGtctgaaaaagacttgaatttGACTTGAAGAAACCTGTAGGAACCCTGTACATAAGATTTTATAGATTGGTAAATGATAATTGGAAAAGGGaagtttttaaagtgaatgagtaaataaatctgaaacacattattggaaaaagggggaaattatAGAGATAAGCAAGATCCACTACACTTTTGGTAGAAACTTTTCAGGAGTCAGGAGAACAGGgtaggaacattttaatcatgttaatCTATTATTATTTCGGAGCCTTTATTGGGGTGTGACTTTGGTAAAGTTAAATTGTGGGAGTTTTGATCTACAGAAGGAGGGATAGATTCAGTACAAACTTGATCTCAgatatgatatttaaatgaaacaaacttgtcATAGTGATAACTCCAACATTAGATTACAGACcatgtcaaatataattaaccacGTGAATTGaaaccattattaaagtcaCTCCCATTTTAAAAATTCTTATTGATTAAAGTTGTAATTATAACATGTTAAAGCTCTCATAgtttcacacattattttcccgattgaagacttgaaatatttttcaagaagagTAGAATTGATAATTAATAATGGAGGATATTAAGAGCAGAGTCATACAGATCCtaatatgttttgatttaagatagtgagtatgtgaagagtattggaaataagatctattagctatttttgtatgaattagGTTATAAAGATCCAGTAGattaaaaaggaagtgatgaCTTAGTAATTACTTAATTTAACATGAGggaagcagtttttgttaatgtaatctAAGCAAAGTATATTGAAGTAAGCAGGGACTGAGATTCTTTAGAAGGTTTCACACAAGGTGCGACACCAGatgtgtgcaatatctcaacagttttgacattatatattgtggGAATGA
This Eleginops maclovinus isolate JMC-PN-2008 ecotype Puerto Natales chromosome 11, JC_Emac_rtc_rv5, whole genome shotgun sequence DNA region includes the following protein-coding sequences:
- the LOC134872520 gene encoding uncharacterized protein LOC134872520 isoform X2 yields the protein MKVKDQTPSVAGVFQPANVSQLADNVSEVAGNVNQPAANVTATALPATSATPVSVDLRTAFGSTPTMKAEVLWTLNTVAKHQSYNSNENVSDLFKFMFPDSDIATTFTCGPDKTAYIAKFGLAVFIKEELVSKVNKSPFVLMFDESLNETTKNKQLDVHVRFWDEGQVQSRYLGSRFMGHSTAQDLLSHLKECMDKLNLKDLVSISMDGPSVNWKLFELFQKDQAEQCGGLQLICVGSCGLHTLHNAFKCGFTAWLLDKLLRAMHTLFNNVPARREDYVTVTKSSVFPLSFCAHRWVENLPVVERALVVWPSLLLYMEAVKTKKLPNPGTGSYDTVAAAIKDPLILAKFHFYAALARTFTPFLTKYQTDEPVLPFLSKDLTELMISLLRRFIKREVLNDITALQLTKLDVTDKTIWLSPQNISIGLGDVILQQFDSLLSLESRSEDFLYFAPMQKRLDIFLSSAMEPYPELWAFCKKLLILSHGQATVERGFSINKEVESDNLHEDTVVTRRLVCDYIIQHGGVTKVPLSKPLLTSVARARTRYRIHLENERKKREAKDQALKRKEAEDCLQELKVKRIRVKEVSEGLARDADRLAEQAEAKAGSKMADLISRSNLLRRGHKEKLAELALLDKEIAAKSEELRS
- the LOC134872520 gene encoding uncharacterized protein LOC134872520 isoform X1, which produces MKVKDQTPSVAGVFQPANVSQLADNVSEVAGNVNQPAANVTATALPATSATPVSVDLRTAFGSTPTMKAEVLWTLNTVAKHQSYNSNENVSDLFKFMFPDSDIATTFTCGPDKTAYIAKFGLAVFIKEELVSKVNKSPFVLMFDESLNETTKNKQLDVHVRFWDEGQVQSRYLGSRFMGHSTAQDLLSHLKECMDKLNLKDLVSISMDGPSVNWKLFELFQKDQAEQCGGLQLICVGSCGLHTLHNAFKCGFTAWLLDKLLRAMHTLFNNVPARREDYVTVTKSSVFPLSFCAHRWVENLPVVERALVVWPSLLLYMEAVKTKKLPNPGTGSYDTVAAAIKDPLILAKFHFYAALARTFTPFLTKYQTDEPVLPFLSKDLTELMISLLRRFIKREVLNDITALQLTKLDVTDKTIWLSPQNISIGLGAESVLKSIKGAELRVLEFKRECMQGLCNIIRKVQDKSPLKYLTVRQMVCLDPSVMYREPERCRNHMKGLVQRFLQDKQLTNTSAGDVILQQFDSLLSLESRSEDFLYFAPMQKRLDIFLSSAMEPYPELWAFCKKLLILSHGQATVERGFSINKEVESDNLHEDTVVTRRLVCDYIIQHGGVTKVPLSKPLLTSVARARTRYRIHLENERKKREAKDQALKRKEAEDCLQELKVKRIRVKEVSEGLARDADRLAEQAEAKAGSKMADLISRSNLLRRGHKEKLAELALLDKEIAAKSEELRS